The Streptomyces sp. NBC_01255 genome window below encodes:
- a CDS encoding maleylpyruvate isomerase family mycothiol-dependent enzyme — translation METTATEMRAEIAAERRELADVLDGLTDEQWDARSLCGGWRVREVAGHMSMGFRYSFGRTALELVRAGGNLHRMTDRLARRDAAALTPRELAAALRDNAHHPWKPPVGGLETALGHDVIHGLDITVPLGLGRRVPEKRLRILLETVTPKTIRFFKADLEGVTLRATDLDWSYGTGARVVNRPAQELLLLAYGRTLHRPTEKEAS, via the coding sequence ATGGAGACCACGGCGACGGAGATGCGGGCGGAGATCGCGGCCGAGCGGCGCGAACTGGCGGACGTCCTGGACGGACTGACCGACGAGCAGTGGGACGCGCGGTCGCTGTGCGGCGGCTGGCGCGTGCGGGAGGTCGCCGGCCACATGAGCATGGGCTTCCGGTACTCGTTCGGCAGGACGGCGCTGGAACTCGTCCGCGCCGGCGGCAACCTGCACCGGATGACCGACCGCCTCGCCCGCCGGGACGCCGCCGCCCTCACCCCGCGCGAACTCGCGGCGGCGCTGCGGGACAACGCCCATCACCCGTGGAAGCCGCCGGTCGGCGGCCTGGAGACGGCCCTCGGTCACGACGTGATCCACGGCCTGGACATCACCGTCCCGCTCGGCCTCGGACGCAGGGTCCCGGAGAAGCGCCTGCGGATCCTGCTGGAGACCGTCACCCCGAAGACGATCCGTTTCTTCAAGGCGGACCTCGAAGGCGTCACGCTGCGGGCCACGGACCTGGACTGGTCGTACGGCACAGGAGCTCGGGTGGTGAACCGCCCCGCCCAGGAGCTCCTGCTGCTCGCCTACGGACGCACACTCCACCGACCGACAGAGAAGGAAGCGTCATGA
- a CDS encoding MarR family winged helix-turn-helix transcriptional regulator yields the protein MTYWNDDEEKLANQPIGYWTWAANKTVSAYVRGRLAAIGITQPQWWVLHQVQHGEDGATRDEVITAQHANLDVGAGLAPDIDLLVERALLTLDADGRLRITDDGRAVHGRAAGTQRATRAHVHAGIPDEEYVIALNVLQRMIRNVGGDVPPV from the coding sequence ATGACGTACTGGAACGACGACGAAGAGAAGCTGGCGAACCAGCCGATCGGCTACTGGACGTGGGCCGCGAACAAGACCGTGTCGGCTTACGTCAGGGGGCGGCTCGCGGCGATCGGGATCACCCAGCCCCAGTGGTGGGTCCTGCACCAGGTGCAGCACGGCGAGGACGGTGCCACCCGGGACGAGGTGATCACCGCCCAGCACGCCAACCTGGACGTCGGCGCCGGCCTGGCGCCCGACATCGACCTCCTGGTGGAGCGGGCCCTGCTCACCCTGGACGCGGACGGCCGGCTCCGGATCACCGACGACGGCAGGGCGGTGCACGGGCGCGCCGCCGGGACGCAGCGGGCCACCCGGGCACACGTGCACGCCGGCATCCCGGACGAGGAATACGTGATCGCCCTGAATGTCCTGCAGCGCATGATCCGCAACGTCGGCGGAGACGTGCCACCGGTCTGA
- a CDS encoding M4 family metallopeptidase: MRTQRIRRIRRMLATGVVMAATGSVLLTAPAQAEEVNEPTPAATREATVAPRMTQGLDGAAARPGTPAEAARAHLKAHQDTYRVPESELATVRTSADAGQSSVRFQQKRNGVPVFGAEYAVQTEAADGGQHVTSATGTLYPELTVSTTPKVAEATAERRMFTLDTRLSAAEGTATERHGLTVLPGADGGRLAWHFTVTGATAAGEPLRQEVFVDAHVGGIALSYNNIDAATAAEGASAAPGKGTGVRVDGTETPLDVNKEVDGSYTLVDSARAMFPVTGGQVVTYDANRQSYLDVAYGPVREGTTIVSSPTDRFAGTATASGAVDAHVNASKVYDYLKDRLGRDGVDGKGGTIHSVVNVASNGKDYANAFWDGTKMVYGHMGGVPLSVGLDVVGHEMTHGVTEHSAGLVYLNQSGALNEAISDYFGNAMETADKGVAMSDPTSGLIGEYLCNGTKPLDECALRDMNDGRVAGEDYLPVSLDIDNGGVHLNSTVVSGAMWDMRKALDPALADRIVYRAAQNYLTPLSGFSDMRNAVTLAAKSLKVSRADREAIARAFDAHGIQEGWERASGTHDGTTLAGDVLPAYEVYAGAIDEQAAQINGDVYAIGHGDAVAWGAGSAGFGITVGRFGKHPQRELAQKDAYLLDPSLDDDRIVFTRVTADSIGVYSTQEKGQGPIRKLVDGPGDELQPVTEDGRLVYIDRRDGESDVMLLDRDGTTVNLTPATGTNADRLTMKHGKVAWRDNDGDHLNVYDIAAGTAQRVRIQSYIFGEITDIQITEDRVFWRETTSFLFRSDAFWSAPLADLTQKKKIGKPSQTYSGQFSVSDEYFAYSTYDASSALGGWNGTIGKVYTAPVADVLAGTPVYSRVSCSSGFQLAPSLGDGQRTAWLDTTAASTDVVTRAAFAGTC; encoded by the coding sequence GTGAGGACTCAGAGAATCCGACGGATACGCCGGATGCTCGCGACCGGTGTGGTCATGGCGGCCACCGGTTCGGTGCTGCTGACCGCTCCGGCGCAGGCCGAGGAGGTGAACGAGCCCACCCCGGCCGCCACGCGGGAGGCGACGGTCGCGCCGCGCATGACCCAGGGCCTCGACGGTGCCGCCGCCCGCCCGGGCACCCCGGCCGAGGCGGCCCGCGCACACCTGAAGGCCCACCAGGACACGTACCGCGTACCGGAGTCCGAGCTCGCGACGGTCAGGACGAGCGCCGACGCCGGCCAGTCCTCGGTCCGTTTCCAGCAGAAGCGGAACGGCGTGCCGGTCTTCGGCGCCGAGTACGCGGTGCAGACGGAGGCGGCCGACGGCGGTCAGCACGTGACCTCCGCGACGGGCACGCTCTACCCGGAGCTGACCGTCTCCACCACCCCGAAGGTCGCCGAGGCCACCGCCGAGCGGCGGATGTTCACCCTGGACACGCGCCTCTCGGCCGCCGAGGGCACGGCGACCGAGCGTCACGGCCTGACGGTCCTGCCGGGTGCGGACGGCGGCCGGCTCGCCTGGCACTTCACGGTGACGGGTGCGACGGCGGCCGGCGAGCCGCTGCGCCAGGAGGTCTTCGTCGACGCCCACGTCGGCGGAATCGCCCTCTCGTACAACAACATCGACGCGGCGACGGCCGCCGAAGGCGCCTCCGCCGCTCCGGGGAAGGGCACGGGCGTCCGCGTCGACGGTACGGAGACCCCGCTCGACGTCAACAAGGAGGTGGACGGCTCGTACACGCTGGTCGACTCGGCGCGGGCGATGTTCCCGGTGACCGGCGGCCAGGTCGTCACGTACGACGCGAACCGGCAGAGCTATCTGGACGTCGCGTACGGCCCGGTCCGCGAGGGCACGACGATCGTCTCCTCCCCCACGGACCGCTTCGCGGGTACGGCGACCGCCTCCGGCGCGGTCGACGCCCACGTCAACGCGAGCAAGGTCTACGACTACCTCAAGGACCGGCTCGGCCGTGACGGCGTCGACGGCAAGGGCGGCACGATCCACTCCGTCGTGAACGTCGCCAGCAACGGCAAGGACTACGCCAACGCCTTCTGGGACGGCACCAAGATGGTCTACGGCCACATGGGCGGCGTCCCGCTCTCCGTCGGCCTCGACGTCGTCGGTCACGAGATGACCCACGGCGTCACCGAGCACAGCGCGGGTCTCGTCTACCTCAACCAGTCCGGCGCCCTCAACGAGGCGATCTCCGACTACTTCGGCAACGCCATGGAGACCGCCGACAAGGGTGTCGCCATGAGCGACCCGACATCGGGCCTGATCGGCGAGTACCTCTGCAACGGCACCAAGCCGCTGGACGAGTGCGCCCTGCGCGACATGAACGACGGCCGGGTCGCGGGCGAGGACTACCTCCCGGTCTCGCTCGACATCGACAACGGCGGGGTGCACCTCAACTCGACCGTGGTGTCCGGCGCGATGTGGGACATGCGCAAGGCCCTGGACCCGGCGCTCGCGGACAGGATCGTCTACCGGGCGGCACAGAACTACCTGACCCCGCTCTCCGGCTTCTCGGACATGCGGAACGCGGTCACCCTCGCCGCGAAGTCGCTCAAGGTCTCCCGCGCCGACCGCGAGGCGATCGCCAGGGCCTTCGACGCCCACGGCATCCAGGAGGGCTGGGAGCGCGCGTCCGGCACCCATGACGGGACCACGCTCGCCGGCGACGTCCTGCCCGCGTACGAGGTGTACGCCGGCGCGATCGACGAGCAGGCCGCGCAGATCAACGGCGACGTGTACGCGATCGGCCACGGCGACGCCGTCGCGTGGGGCGCGGGCAGCGCGGGCTTCGGCATCACGGTCGGCCGCTTCGGCAAGCACCCGCAGCGTGAGCTGGCCCAGAAGGACGCCTACCTCCTCGACCCGTCCCTCGACGACGACCGCATCGTCTTCACCCGCGTCACCGCGGACTCCATCGGCGTGTACTCCACGCAGGAGAAGGGCCAGGGCCCGATCCGCAAGCTGGTGGACGGCCCGGGCGACGAGCTCCAGCCCGTGACCGAGGACGGCCGGCTCGTCTACATCGACAGGCGGGACGGCGAGTCCGACGTCATGCTCCTGGACCGCGACGGCACCACGGTCAATCTGACCCCGGCCACGGGCACCAACGCCGACCGCCTGACCATGAAGCACGGCAAGGTGGCCTGGCGGGACAACGACGGCGATCACCTCAACGTGTACGACATCGCCGCCGGCACCGCGCAGCGCGTGCGGATCCAGTCGTACATCTTCGGCGAGATCACGGACATCCAGATCACCGAGGACCGGGTCTTCTGGCGCGAGACGACGTCGTTCCTCTTCCGCAGCGACGCGTTCTGGTCGGCACCACTGGCCGATCTCACCCAGAAGAAGAAGATCGGCAAGCCGTCCCAGACGTACTCCGGCCAGTTCTCCGTCAGCGACGAGTACTTCGCCTACTCGACGTACGACGCGTCGAGCGCCCTCGGCGGCTGGAACGGCACGATCGGCAAGGTGTACACGGCCCCGGTCGCGGACGTACTGGCCGGCACTCCGGTGTACAGCAGGGTCTCCTGCTCCTCCGGCTTCCAGCTGGCCCCGTCGCTCGGCGACGGGCAGCGGACGGCCTGGCTGGACACGACGGCCGCCTCGACGGACGTGGTGACCCGGGCGGCCTTCGCCGGCACCTGCTGA
- the recO gene encoding DNA repair protein RecO has protein sequence MSLFRDDGIVLRTQKLGEADRIITLLTRGHGRVRAVARGVRRTKSKFGARLEPFSHVDVQFFARGSELVGRGLPLCTQSETISAYGGGIVTDYARYTAGTAMLETAERFTDHEGEPAVQQYLLLVGGLRTLARGEHAPHLILDAFLLRSLAVNGYAPSFDDCAKCGLHGPNRFFSVGAGGVICGDCRVPGSVVPSAEAIGLLSALLTGDWATADACEPRHVREGSGLVSAYLHWHLERGLRSLRYVEKS, from the coding sequence ATGAGTCTGTTCCGCGACGACGGCATCGTGCTGCGCACCCAGAAGCTGGGTGAAGCGGACCGCATCATCACGCTCCTCACGCGCGGTCACGGTCGCGTACGCGCCGTCGCGCGCGGCGTGCGGCGGACGAAGTCGAAGTTCGGGGCGCGGCTCGAACCGTTCTCGCACGTGGACGTGCAGTTCTTCGCCCGGGGGAGTGAGCTGGTCGGACGCGGGCTGCCGCTCTGCACACAGAGCGAGACGATCTCCGCGTACGGCGGCGGGATCGTCACCGACTACGCCCGGTACACCGCCGGCACGGCCATGCTGGAGACGGCGGAACGGTTCACCGACCACGAGGGCGAACCCGCCGTGCAGCAGTACCTGCTGCTGGTGGGCGGTCTGCGGACGCTCGCGCGCGGTGAGCACGCACCCCACCTCATCCTCGACGCCTTCCTCCTCCGCTCGCTAGCCGTGAACGGCTACGCGCCCAGCTTCGACGACTGCGCGAAATGCGGACTCCACGGTCCGAACCGGTTCTTTTCGGTCGGAGCGGGCGGGGTCATATGCGGCGACTGCCGGGTGCCCGGAAGCGTCGTACCCTCTGCGGAGGCCATCGGCCTGCTCAGCGCGCTGCTCACCGGCGACTGGGCGACGGCGGACGCGTGCGAGCCGCGTCACGTCAGGGAGGGCAGCGGACTCGTGTCCGCCTATCTGCACTGGCACCTGGAGCGCGGCCTGCGCTCCCTGCGGTACGTAGAGAAAAGCTAG
- a CDS encoding helix-turn-helix transcriptional regulator: MESTTEDPSAAPDSSLLSLLGLDAEQDAVYRLLVDRPGSVPASVTEPGADPGAVVRALQDLVDRGLASADRDEDGVRYRAASPVLALGPLLESRRSALHRVEHFVSELAERHRAAQSRTGGAPVEVLSGAAAIRRRLVEMQRKARREVRSLVPTMDRAVAITFEDNVDEVERESMRRGVVVRSVVARAWLEEPRAARWLTDLASEGQRIVVTESLPIKLVVVDEDVALLPLDPEREETEPVALVVHRSGLLTALISLFEQYFALGRELHPAVRGSECDGPGPLDPVDRQIVALLHVGLTDAAIARQLGIGHRTVQRRLHELMESVGAATRFQLGWHASESGWLPAP; encoded by the coding sequence ATGGAGAGCACGACGGAAGACCCGTCTGCGGCCCCCGACTCCTCGCTGCTCTCGCTCCTCGGTCTCGACGCCGAGCAGGACGCCGTCTACCGGCTGCTCGTCGACCGTCCCGGCAGCGTCCCGGCGTCGGTCACGGAGCCCGGCGCGGACCCCGGGGCCGTCGTCCGCGCGCTGCAGGACCTGGTCGACCGGGGGCTGGCGAGCGCCGATCGGGACGAGGACGGCGTACGGTACCGGGCCGCGTCGCCCGTCCTCGCGCTGGGCCCGCTCCTGGAGTCGCGCCGGTCCGCGCTGCACCGGGTCGAGCACTTCGTCTCCGAGCTGGCCGAGCGGCACCGGGCGGCGCAGTCCCGGACGGGCGGGGCGCCGGTGGAGGTGCTGTCGGGGGCGGCGGCGATCCGGCGGCGCCTTGTGGAGATGCAGCGGAAGGCGCGGCGCGAGGTGCGGTCGCTGGTGCCGACGATGGACCGGGCGGTCGCGATCACCTTCGAGGACAACGTCGACGAGGTCGAACGCGAGTCGATGCGCCGGGGTGTGGTCGTGCGGTCGGTGGTGGCGCGGGCGTGGCTGGAGGAGCCCCGGGCGGCCCGGTGGCTCACCGACCTGGCGTCGGAGGGGCAGCGGATCGTGGTGACGGAGTCGCTGCCGATCAAGCTGGTGGTGGTCGACGAGGACGTGGCGCTGCTGCCGCTGGATCCCGAGCGGGAGGAGACGGAGCCGGTGGCCCTCGTGGTGCACCGAAGTGGTCTGCTCACAGCCCTGATCTCGCTGTTCGAGCAGTACTTCGCGCTCGGCAGGGAGTTGCACCCGGCCGTCCGGGGGTCGGAGTGCGACGGGCCGGGGCCGCTCGATCCGGTGGACCGGCAGATCGTGGCGCTGCTGCACGTGGGGCTCACGGATGCGGCGATCGCCCGCCAGTTGGGGATCGGGCACCGGACGGTGCAGCGACGGCTGCACGAGCTGATGGAGTCGGTGGGGGCGGCGACCCGGTTCCAACTCGGCTGGCACGCTTCGGAGTCGGGCTGGCTGCCCGCGCCGTAG
- a CDS encoding isoprenyl transferase produces the protein MAIARLLGRQRREYSTPEPHPSGARPPKLQSELVPEHVAIVMDGNGRWAKERGLPRTEGHKVGAEQVLDVLQGAIEMGVGSISLYAFSTENWKRSPEEVRFLMNFNRDFIRKTRDQLDELGIRVRWVGRMPKLWKSVAKELQVAQEQTKDNTKLTLYFCMNYGGRAELTDAAQAMGEDVKAGRLDPSKITEKTIQKYLYYPDMPDVDLFLRPSGEQRTSNYLIWQSAYAEMVFQDVLWPDFDRRDLWRACVEYASRDRRFGGVDPADLAVLDKA, from the coding sequence ATGGCCATCGCACGACTGCTCGGTCGCCAGCGCCGGGAGTACAGCACCCCCGAGCCGCACCCCTCCGGCGCCCGCCCGCCGAAGCTCCAGTCCGAGCTCGTCCCGGAGCACGTCGCGATCGTCATGGACGGCAACGGCCGCTGGGCCAAGGAGCGCGGCCTGCCCCGCACCGAGGGGCACAAGGTCGGCGCCGAGCAGGTGCTCGACGTGCTCCAGGGCGCGATCGAGATGGGCGTGGGGTCGATCTCGCTGTACGCCTTCTCCACCGAGAACTGGAAGCGCTCGCCCGAGGAGGTGCGCTTCCTGATGAACTTCAACCGCGACTTCATCCGCAAGACCCGCGACCAGCTCGACGAGCTCGGCATCCGGGTGCGCTGGGTCGGCCGGATGCCCAAGCTGTGGAAGTCGGTGGCCAAGGAGCTCCAGGTCGCGCAGGAGCAGACCAAGGACAACACCAAGCTGACGCTGTACTTCTGCATGAACTACGGCGGTCGCGCGGAGCTCACGGACGCGGCACAGGCGATGGGCGAGGACGTGAAGGCGGGTCGGCTGGACCCGTCGAAGATCACCGAGAAGACCATCCAGAAGTACCTCTACTACCCGGACATGCCGGACGTGGACCTCTTCCTGCGGCCCAGCGGCGAGCAGCGCACCTCCAACTACCTGATCTGGCAGAGCGCGTACGCCGAGATGGTCTTCCAGGACGTGCTGTGGCCGGACTTCGACCGCCGCGACCTGTGGCGCGCCTGCGTCGAGTACGCCTCCCGTGACCGGCGCTTCGGCGGCGTCGACCCGGCCGACCTGGCGGTCCTCGACAAGGCCTGA
- a CDS encoding LysR family transcriptional regulator: MELRQLQYFLAVVEEANFTRAAARLHLAQPGVSAQIRQLERELGQPLLDRSGRTVTTTAVGEAVLPFARAALAAVEGMRLTVDEFAGLVRGQVTVGLVSGAAAADEFDVAAALADFHDDHPHVEISLTDDTSERMLAALRRGELDLAVIGLAEEEPPQGVGLQVLVDVPLVAAMAPDDPLLTALEGRTALPLAALAGRPLISLPRGTGLRGVLERACTQAGFRPHVAFEAAVPHVLARLAARGLGVAVLPDPPPGAADALGLRTLPLTEPALRGRVALAWPADGPAAPAAAALLARMRKAFPDVRPDLRPVVGPPPPYGRMGP; this comes from the coding sequence ATGGAGCTTCGCCAGTTGCAGTACTTCCTCGCCGTCGTCGAGGAGGCCAACTTCACCCGGGCCGCCGCCCGGCTCCACCTCGCGCAGCCGGGGGTGAGCGCCCAGATCCGGCAGCTGGAGCGGGAGCTGGGGCAGCCGCTCCTCGACCGCTCCGGCCGGACCGTGACGACGACCGCCGTCGGCGAGGCGGTCCTCCCCTTCGCGCGGGCGGCGCTCGCGGCCGTCGAGGGGATGCGGCTGACCGTGGACGAGTTCGCCGGGCTCGTCCGGGGACAGGTCACCGTCGGACTCGTGTCGGGCGCCGCCGCCGCGGACGAGTTCGACGTCGCCGCCGCCCTGGCCGACTTCCACGACGACCACCCGCACGTGGAGATCTCCCTCACCGACGACACGTCGGAGCGGATGCTCGCCGCTCTGCGCCGCGGCGAACTCGACCTCGCGGTGATCGGCCTCGCCGAGGAGGAGCCCCCGCAGGGCGTCGGCCTCCAGGTCCTCGTCGACGTGCCCCTGGTCGCCGCCATGGCCCCGGACGACCCGCTTCTCACCGCCCTCGAAGGCCGTACGGCCCTCCCGCTCGCCGCGCTCGCCGGCCGTCCCCTCATCAGTCTTCCGCGCGGCACCGGCCTGCGCGGCGTCCTTGAGCGCGCCTGTACGCAGGCGGGCTTCCGGCCGCATGTCGCCTTCGAGGCCGCCGTTCCCCACGTCCTGGCGCGGCTCGCCGCCCGCGGCCTCGGTGTCGCGGTCCTCCCGGATCCCCCGCCCGGGGCGGCGGACGCGCTGGGGCTCCGTACCCTTCCCCTCACCGAACCGGCCCTCCGCGGCCGGGTCGCCCTCGCCTGGCCGGCGGACGGGCCCGCCGCCCCGGCGGCCGCCGCCCTCCTCGCCCGTATGCGGAAAGCGTTCCCGGACGTCCGGCCGGACCTCAGGCCCGTGGTCGGCCCGCCCCCGCCGTACGGGAGAATGGGCCCATGA